A region of Methyloversatilis discipulorum DNA encodes the following proteins:
- a CDS encoding 2Fe-2S iron-sulfur cluster-binding protein, with the protein MRLPAMPDEWLDRSRTVRFRFEGRAFEGVAGDSIASALWAAGQRSQGRSFKYHRVRGILSAANHDVNVMVQDGQKLNTRGDVVAVREGMDLTAVNTFGGLAKDRARHLGMFARFLPVGFYYKAFHNKRLFPMWERVFRRITGLGVVDFSTPHIRTAKRYDFCDVLVIGAGPSGLSAALSAADAGARVVICDENARAGGSGLYQLGGDAIRRQQTRALLDKVKAHANIRLLEGTYAGAYYADQWVPLIDADKMTKMRAKAVIVASGAFEQPAVFRNNDLPGVMNGSAMQRLIYRYAVKPAGNAVVLAANADGYRVALDLIAAGASVAAVLDMRASVPPSAQADALRAKGVEILAGHAVYEAHADGKGELAGITACRIDGSGRVVSGSQRRIACDGLAMSTGWAPAANLLYQAGTKMRFDELLQQFVPDQLPEGVFACGRVNGVFKLESRVADGQRAGLAAAAHAGHGAAGSVDVPAETESPSHAWPIVAHPDGKNFVDFDEDLQVKDFENAVQEGYDNIELLKRFSTVGMGPSQGKHSNMTALRILARLTGKSPQQVGTTTARPFFHPVPLSHLAGRGFSPQRHSPLHGRHAALGAVFMQAGAWERPEYYAVEGKSRIDCIREEARRVRTAVALIDVGTLGKLEIRGPQAAEFLNRCYTGRYDNMKVGATRYAVMCDESGVLSDEGVVARVAEDVFYFTTTSSGAATVYRELSRLNIEWKLDCGLINLTGSYSAMNLAGPASRKVLAQLTDMDLSSAAFPYLAVRSGSVAGIPVRMMRVGFVGEWGYEIHVPAEYGPTLWDALMKAGESAGIGPFGVEAQRLLRLEKGHLIVSQDTDGLTNPFEVGMDWAVKLDKPFFTGKRSLQIVKKMPLKRKLVGFRLAENYSGEVPKECHLIIENGDIAGRVTSISWSPHVGRYIGLAFVLPSMTEPGTPFSIRITDGSMVAAEVCSTPFFDPKDERQKEIE; encoded by the coding sequence ATGCGCCTGCCCGCAATGCCCGACGAGTGGCTCGATCGCAGCCGCACTGTCCGGTTCCGTTTTGAAGGTCGCGCCTTTGAAGGTGTCGCCGGCGACAGCATCGCCAGCGCGCTGTGGGCGGCCGGTCAGCGCAGCCAGGGCCGCAGCTTCAAGTATCACCGTGTGCGCGGCATCCTGTCCGCCGCCAACCATGACGTGAACGTGATGGTGCAGGACGGCCAGAAGCTGAACACCCGCGGCGACGTGGTCGCCGTGCGCGAAGGCATGGACCTGACCGCGGTGAACACCTTCGGCGGTCTGGCCAAGGACCGCGCGCGTCACCTGGGCATGTTCGCCCGTTTCCTGCCGGTCGGTTTCTATTACAAGGCCTTCCACAACAAGCGCCTGTTCCCGATGTGGGAGCGCGTGTTCCGCCGCATCACCGGCCTCGGCGTGGTCGACTTCTCGACGCCGCACATCCGCACTGCCAAGCGTTACGACTTTTGCGACGTGCTGGTGATCGGCGCCGGTCCGTCCGGCCTGTCCGCCGCGCTGTCGGCCGCCGATGCCGGTGCCCGCGTGGTGATCTGTGATGAAAACGCACGCGCCGGTGGCAGCGGCCTCTATCAGCTCGGCGGCGACGCCATCCGTCGTCAGCAGACCCGCGCGCTGCTCGACAAGGTGAAGGCGCACGCCAACATCCGTCTGCTCGAAGGTACCTACGCCGGTGCCTATTACGCCGACCAGTGGGTGCCGCTGATCGACGCCGACAAGATGACCAAGATGCGCGCCAAGGCGGTCATCGTTGCCAGCGGTGCCTTCGAACAGCCGGCGGTGTTCCGCAACAACGATCTGCCGGGCGTCATGAACGGCTCGGCGATGCAGCGCCTGATCTATCGTTACGCCGTCAAGCCGGCGGGCAACGCGGTGGTGCTGGCGGCCAATGCCGACGGCTACCGCGTTGCGCTCGACCTGATCGCCGCCGGCGCCAGCGTCGCTGCCGTGCTCGACATGCGCGCCAGCGTGCCGCCGTCGGCACAGGCCGACGCACTGCGCGCCAAGGGTGTCGAAATCCTCGCCGGCCACGCCGTCTATGAAGCACACGCCGACGGCAAGGGCGAACTGGCTGGCATCACCGCCTGCCGCATCGACGGCTCGGGCCGCGTGGTGTCCGGTTCGCAGCGTCGCATAGCCTGTGATGGCCTGGCCATGAGCACCGGCTGGGCGCCGGCTGCCAACCTGCTGTACCAGGCCGGCACCAAGATGCGTTTCGACGAGCTGCTGCAGCAGTTCGTGCCCGACCAGCTGCCGGAAGGCGTGTTCGCCTGTGGTCGCGTCAATGGCGTGTTCAAGCTGGAATCGCGCGTCGCCGACGGCCAGCGCGCCGGTCTGGCCGCCGCGGCGCACGCCGGTCACGGCGCAGCCGGCAGTGTCGACGTGCCGGCCGAGACCGAGTCGCCGTCGCATGCCTGGCCCATCGTCGCTCACCCGGATGGCAAGAACTTCGTCGATTTCGACGAAGACCTGCAGGTGAAGGACTTCGAGAACGCGGTGCAGGAAGGCTATGACAACATCGAGCTGCTGAAGCGCTTCTCGACCGTCGGCATGGGCCCCAGCCAGGGCAAGCACTCGAACATGACGGCGCTGCGCATCCTCGCTCGCCTGACCGGCAAGTCGCCGCAGCAGGTCGGTACCACGACCGCGCGCCCCTTCTTCCACCCGGTGCCGCTGTCGCATCTGGCCGGTCGCGGCTTCAGCCCGCAGCGTCATTCGCCGCTGCACGGCCGCCACGCCGCGCTCGGTGCGGTGTTCATGCAGGCCGGCGCGTGGGAGCGTCCGGAGTACTACGCGGTCGAGGGCAAGTCGCGCATCGACTGCATCCGCGAAGAAGCGCGCCGCGTGCGCACCGCTGTCGCGCTGATCGACGTCGGCACGCTGGGCAAGCTGGAAATCCGCGGTCCGCAGGCGGCCGAGTTCCTGAACCGCTGCTACACCGGCCGCTACGACAACATGAAGGTGGGCGCCACGCGCTACGCCGTCATGTGCGACGAGTCCGGCGTGCTGAGCGACGAAGGCGTGGTGGCCCGGGTGGCCGAGGACGTCTTCTACTTCACCACCACCAGCTCGGGTGCGGCCACTGTCTATCGCGAACTGTCGCGACTGAACATCGAGTGGAAGCTGGACTGCGGCCTGATCAACCTGACCGGCTCGTACTCGGCGATGAACCTCGCCGGCCCGGCGTCGCGCAAGGTACTGGCCCAGCTGACCGACATGGACCTGTCGTCGGCGGCCTTCCCCTACCTGGCGGTGCGCAGCGGCAGCGTCGCCGGCATTCCGGTGCGCATGATGCGGGTCGGTTTCGTCGGCGAGTGGGGCTACGAAATCCACGTGCCGGCCGAATACGGCCCGACGCTGTGGGACGCGCTGATGAAGGCCGGGGAATCGGCGGGCATCGGCCCCTTCGGTGTCGAGGCCCAGCGTCTGCTGCGCCTGGAGAAGGGCCACCTGATCGTGAGCCAGGACACCGACGGCCTGACCAATCCGTTCGAGGTCGGCATGGACTGGGCGGTCAAGCTCGACAAGCCCTTCTTCACCGGCAAGCGCTCGCTGCAGATCGTCAAGAAGATGCCGCTCAAGCGCAAGCTGGTCGGCTTCCGCCTGGCCGAGAACTACAGCGGCGAAGTGCCCAAGGAATGCCACCTGATCATCGAGAACGGTGACATCGCCGGCCGCGTGACCAGCATTTCGTGGAGCCCGCACGTCGGTCGCTACATCGGTCTGGCCTTCGTGCTGCCCAGCATGACCGAGCCGGGTACGCCGTTCTCGATCCGCATC
- a CDS encoding sarcosine oxidase subunit delta, with protein MKLMTCPMNGTRPISEFAYWGEIRPAPDADTCTDEQWADYVFNRNGAPGVKKEWWCHTPSNTWFIAERDTEKDKVLRTYLHGEDK; from the coding sequence ATGAAACTGATGACCTGTCCGATGAACGGCACGCGTCCGATTTCGGAGTTCGCCTACTGGGGCGAAATCCGTCCGGCACCCGACGCCGACACCTGCACCGACGAGCAGTGGGCCGACTACGTGTTCAACCGCAACGGCGCACCCGGCGTGAAGAAGGAGTGGTGGTGTCACACGCCGTCGAACACCTGGTTCATCGCTGAGCGCGATACCGAAAAGGACAAGGTGCTGCGCACCTATCTGCATGGAGAAGACAAGTGA